From one Alicyclobacillus acidocaldarius subsp. acidocaldarius Tc-4-1 genomic stretch:
- a CDS encoding PIG-L family deacetylase produces MATVMGVFAHPDDETFIAGGTFARLAAEGHRVVIACATRGEMGRRLGVPLRATRESLGALREQELREACAALGVSRLVLLGYRDKEVEMVPEDEGVSRLASLFAEERPDAIITFHDPLGGHPDHAAIGRLATSTFARYRRMNEGARLFYLAWGDDLAAFRRYPQPAKALVEVDVRAYRRQKLLAFRAHRTQSELDAAIWGNEEKAVHRMRHREYFVLSQGPNLRRPGTLID; encoded by the coding sequence ATGGCGACCGTCATGGGCGTGTTCGCCCACCCGGACGACGAGACGTTCATCGCCGGAGGCACCTTCGCGCGCCTGGCGGCCGAGGGGCACCGCGTCGTGATCGCCTGCGCGACGCGCGGGGAGATGGGCCGCCGGCTCGGTGTGCCGCTTCGAGCCACGCGCGAATCCCTGGGCGCGCTTCGCGAGCAGGAGCTGCGCGAGGCGTGCGCCGCGCTCGGCGTGAGCCGCCTCGTCCTCCTGGGCTACCGGGACAAAGAGGTCGAGATGGTGCCGGAGGACGAAGGGGTGTCCCGGCTCGCGTCGCTCTTCGCCGAGGAGCGACCCGACGCGATCATCACGTTTCACGATCCGCTCGGCGGCCATCCGGATCACGCGGCCATCGGGCGCTTGGCGACGTCGACGTTTGCGCGATATCGGCGAATGAACGAAGGCGCGCGCCTCTTTTACCTCGCGTGGGGGGACGATCTCGCCGCCTTCAGGCGATATCCGCAGCCGGCGAAGGCGCTCGTCGAGGTGGACGTGCGCGCCTATCGCCGCCAGAAGCTCTTGGCGTTTCGAGCACACCGCACGCAGTCGGAGCTGGACGCCGCCATCTGGGGAAACGAGGAGAAGGCCGTCCACCGCATGCGCCATCGCGAGTACTTTGTGCTGAGCCAGGGGCCGAATCTCAGGCGCCCGGGAACGTTGATCGACTGA